The following are encoded in a window of Saccharothrix longispora genomic DNA:
- the ptsP gene encoding phosphoenolpyruvate--protein phosphotransferase, with amino-acid sequence MSSARLSGVGVSSGRASGPVVRVAEPLGEPPATPAPTDPAAEAARIRPAAERVVANLEERAAAATGDAKAVLETTAAMAADPALLAQAEKVVTGDGLPAARAVHQAAAGFISALEAAGGYMAERARDVRDVRDRLVAELLGVPAPGVPDLASPSVLVARDLAPADTAGLDPAKVLALVTEEGGPTSHTAILARSLGIPAVVACRGVLDLAADSLLVDGDTGVVQLSDGTVRAAHVQGRVEWNGVGVLRDGHRVKVLGNVGSPADAVAAAAAGAEGVGLFRTEFCFLSAGTEPSVEEQREAYAAVLAPFEGKPVVVRTLDAGADKPLAFLSPDPEPNPALGVRGLRVAFDRPDVLTRQLDAIALAAADTGADVSVMAPMVATAAEAAWFVERARAAGIRRAGVMVEIPAAALAAREILAVVDFVSLGTNDLAQYVFAADRQVGAVAALNDPWQPALLRLVKLVGDAGTELDKPVGVCGEAAADPLLACVLTGLGVTSLSMNHTALAGVGAKLATTSFDLCQLAARGAVAAADPASAKVAARAPH; translated from the coding sequence ATGTCGAGCGCGCGGTTGAGCGGTGTCGGGGTCAGTTCCGGTAGGGCCTCCGGCCCCGTGGTGCGGGTGGCCGAGCCGCTCGGCGAACCGCCCGCGACGCCCGCGCCCACCGACCCGGCCGCCGAGGCCGCCCGCATCCGGCCCGCCGCCGAACGCGTGGTCGCCAATCTGGAGGAGCGGGCCGCCGCCGCGACCGGTGACGCGAAGGCCGTCCTGGAGACCACCGCCGCCATGGCCGCCGACCCGGCGCTGCTCGCCCAGGCCGAGAAGGTCGTGACCGGCGACGGGCTGCCCGCCGCGCGTGCCGTGCACCAGGCCGCCGCCGGGTTCATCTCCGCCCTCGAAGCCGCCGGCGGGTACATGGCCGAACGCGCCCGCGACGTCCGCGACGTGCGCGACCGGCTGGTCGCCGAACTGCTCGGCGTGCCCGCGCCCGGCGTGCCCGACCTCGCGTCGCCGTCGGTCCTGGTGGCCCGCGACCTCGCACCCGCCGACACCGCGGGCCTCGACCCGGCCAAGGTGCTCGCCCTGGTCACCGAGGAGGGCGGCCCCACCTCGCACACCGCGATCCTGGCCCGCTCGCTCGGCATCCCGGCCGTCGTCGCGTGCCGCGGCGTGCTCGACCTGGCGGCCGACTCGCTCCTCGTGGACGGCGACACGGGCGTCGTGCAGCTGTCCGACGGCACGGTCCGCGCCGCGCACGTCCAGGGCCGGGTCGAGTGGAACGGCGTGGGCGTGCTGCGCGACGGCCACCGGGTCAAGGTGCTCGGCAACGTCGGCTCGCCCGCCGACGCGGTCGCCGCGGCCGCGGCCGGCGCGGAGGGCGTCGGCCTGTTCCGCACCGAGTTCTGCTTCCTGTCGGCGGGCACCGAGCCGTCCGTGGAGGAGCAGCGCGAGGCGTACGCGGCGGTGCTCGCGCCGTTCGAGGGCAAGCCGGTGGTCGTGCGGACCCTGGACGCGGGCGCGGACAAGCCCCTCGCCTTCCTCTCCCCCGACCCCGAGCCCAACCCGGCGCTGGGCGTGCGCGGCCTGCGCGTCGCGTTCGACCGCCCCGACGTGCTGACCCGCCAGCTCGACGCCATCGCCCTGGCGGCGGCCGACACCGGCGCCGACGTGTCCGTCATGGCCCCGATGGTCGCGACCGCCGCCGAGGCCGCCTGGTTCGTCGAACGCGCCCGTGCCGCCGGCATCCGGCGGGCGGGCGTGATGGTCGAGATCCCGGCCGCCGCGCTGGCCGCCCGGGAGATCCTGGCCGTGGTCGACTTCGTCTCGCTGGGGACCAACGACCTGGCCCAGTACGTCTTCGCCGCCGACCGGCAGGTGGGTGCGGTCGCCGCGCTGAACGACCCGTGGCAGCCGGCGCTGCTGCGCCTGGTCAAGCTCGTCGGCGACGCGGGCACCGAACTGGACAAGCCGGTGGGCGTCTGCGGCGAGGCGGCGGCGGACCCGCTGCTGGCGTGCGTGCTGACCGGGCTCGGCGTGACCAGCCTGTCGATGAACCACACCGCCCTGGCCGGGGTGGGCGCGAAGCTCGCGACCACCAGCTTCGACCTGTGCCAGCTCGCCGCGCGGGGTGCCGTGGCGGCGGCCGACCCGGCCTCAGCGAAGGTCGCCGCCCGCGCTCCCCACTAG
- a CDS encoding class I SAM-dependent methyltransferase: protein MTDYLTSTRLSYDTVAEDYFELVAGMLATMPYDRAMLGAFAGLVPAGGRVADLGCGPGQVTAHLAGLGLDAFGVDLSPGMVEVARREHPGLRFEVGTMTALDLPDGGLAGVVSWYSIVHTPPEVLPVVFAEFARVVAPGGHLLVAFKAGDRLRHLTSGYGHDGLDLRVYWQQPDAVAEVAAGAGLVESARLVREPGPTDGGRQACFVFRKPAP, encoded by the coding sequence GTGACCGACTACCTGACGTCCACCCGCCTGTCCTACGACACCGTCGCCGAGGACTACTTCGAGCTGGTCGCGGGCATGCTGGCGACCATGCCGTACGACCGGGCGATGCTGGGCGCGTTCGCCGGGCTCGTGCCGGCCGGCGGCCGGGTGGCCGACCTGGGGTGCGGGCCGGGGCAGGTGACGGCGCACCTGGCCGGACTGGGCCTCGACGCGTTCGGGGTGGACCTGTCGCCGGGGATGGTCGAGGTGGCGCGGCGGGAACACCCCGGCCTGCGGTTCGAGGTGGGCACGATGACCGCGCTCGACCTGCCCGACGGCGGCCTGGCCGGGGTCGTGTCCTGGTACTCGATCGTGCACACGCCGCCGGAGGTGCTGCCGGTGGTGTTCGCCGAGTTCGCGCGGGTGGTCGCCCCGGGCGGTCACCTGCTGGTGGCCTTCAAGGCGGGTGACCGGCTCCGTCACCTGACCAGTGGTTACGGCCACGACGGCCTCGACCTCCGGGTCTACTGGCAGCAGCCGGACGCCGTCGCCGAGGTCGCCGCGGGGGCGGGCCTGGTCGAGTCCGCGCGACTGGTGCGCGAGCCGGGTCCCACCGACGGCGGTCGGCAGGCCTGCTTCGTGTTCCGCAAGCCCGCGCCGTAG
- a CDS encoding aminoglycoside phosphotransferase family protein, with protein sequence MEATGGNRVAWADVPGPVRAAVEDGIGAPVVRAVSQSGGFSPGLAARLELGDGRRVFAKAVGSSANPVSPAMHRREALVAPVVPGPRLLWSHDDGDWVVLVFEDVPGRTPAVPWVADEWERVHAAVVELSRVVAPPGFPRVGHDPGVFSGWRRLAGSPVPGLDPWAAGRLDELAGWESGWGSASAGTSLLHGDLRADNVLLTPDGVVFVDWPHAMRGAPWVDLVLMLPSVALQGGPEPWDAWASSPLSHDADPDAVTAVVAAVTGFFVHGSRLPPPPGLPSLRAFQGAQGVHALRWLRQRLAR encoded by the coding sequence GTGGAGGCGACCGGTGGGAACAGGGTGGCGTGGGCCGACGTGCCCGGACCGGTGCGCGCCGCCGTCGAGGACGGGATCGGGGCCCCCGTCGTGCGGGCGGTGAGCCAGTCCGGCGGGTTCTCGCCCGGCCTGGCCGCGCGGTTGGAGCTGGGTGACGGGCGGCGGGTGTTCGCCAAGGCGGTCGGGAGTTCGGCGAACCCGGTCAGCCCGGCCATGCACCGCCGGGAGGCCCTGGTCGCCCCGGTGGTACCGGGGCCGCGGTTGCTGTGGTCGCACGACGACGGGGACTGGGTGGTGCTGGTCTTCGAGGACGTGCCCGGTCGCACGCCCGCCGTGCCGTGGGTCGCCGACGAGTGGGAGCGGGTGCACGCGGCCGTCGTGGAGTTGTCGCGGGTCGTGGCACCCCCCGGGTTCCCGCGGGTGGGGCACGACCCCGGGGTGTTCTCCGGGTGGCGCCGGCTCGCGGGCTCGCCGGTGCCGGGGCTCGACCCCTGGGCGGCGGGGCGGCTCGACGAGCTGGCCGGGTGGGAATCCGGGTGGGGTTCGGCGTCCGCCGGCACGTCCCTGCTGCACGGCGACCTGCGCGCGGACAACGTGCTGCTCACCCCGGACGGCGTGGTGTTCGTCGACTGGCCGCACGCGATGCGCGGCGCGCCCTGGGTGGACCTCGTGCTGATGCTGCCGAGCGTGGCGCTCCAGGGCGGCCCCGAGCCGTGGGACGCGTGGGCGTCGTCGCCGCTGTCCCACGACGCCGACCCGGACGCGGTGACGGCGGTGGTCGCGGCCGTCACCGGCTTCTTCGTGCACGGTTCCCGGCTCCCACCGCCGCCCGGGCTGCCGTCGCTGCGGGCGTTCCAGGGGGCGCAGGGGGTGCACGCGCTGCGGTGGCTGCGGCAGCGGCTCGCTCGCTAG
- a CDS encoding ribokinase, with amino-acid sequence MTVLVLGSANADLVVPVPRRPAAGETVLGGDTTVLPGGKGANTAVAAARLGADVSFAGAVGDDRHGELLRRSLASSGVRTEHLRTSERPTGVAYITVTPDGENSIVVAPGANADVTEADVDALTWDGVAVLACSLEVPVPTVAHAVAAAAARGARPLLNLSPVVEVPAETLALLDPLVVNEHEAASLAPSFEALLDLGPRSAVITLGARGAAVVTRDGVVEVAAPPVSAVDTTGAGDAFAGALAAGLATGSSLVDAAAFAARVAALSVTSAGAQPSYPTRAEVDRLKTG; translated from the coding sequence ATGACGGTCCTCGTGCTCGGTTCCGCGAACGCCGACCTCGTCGTCCCCGTGCCGCGCCGCCCGGCGGCCGGCGAGACGGTGCTGGGCGGCGACACCACCGTCCTGCCCGGCGGCAAGGGCGCGAACACGGCGGTCGCCGCCGCCCGACTGGGTGCGGACGTGTCGTTCGCCGGGGCGGTCGGCGACGACCGGCACGGCGAGCTGCTGCGCCGCTCCCTCGCCTCCTCCGGGGTGCGGACCGAGCACCTCCGCACGTCCGAACGCCCCACCGGCGTCGCGTACATCACGGTGACGCCGGACGGCGAGAACTCGATCGTCGTGGCCCCCGGTGCCAACGCGGACGTGACCGAGGCCGACGTCGACGCCCTGACCTGGGACGGCGTCGCGGTGCTGGCGTGCTCGCTGGAGGTGCCCGTGCCGACGGTGGCGCACGCGGTCGCGGCGGCGGCCGCCCGGGGGGCGAGGCCGCTGCTCAACCTCTCCCCCGTGGTCGAGGTGCCGGCGGAGACCCTGGCCCTGCTCGACCCGCTGGTCGTCAACGAGCACGAAGCCGCCTCCCTGGCCCCCTCGTTCGAGGCGCTGCTCGACCTGGGACCGCGCTCGGCCGTGATCACCCTCGGCGCGCGCGGCGCGGCGGTCGTGACGCGGGACGGCGTGGTCGAGGTCGCCGCCCCGCCGGTGTCCGCCGTGGACACGACGGGCGCGGGGGACGCGTTCGCCGGCGCGCTGGCGGCCGGCCTGGCCACCGGCTCGTCGCTGGTGGACGCCGCCGCGTTCGCCGCGCGGGTGGCGGCGCTGTCGGTGACGTCGGCGGGCGCCCAGCCGTCCTACCCGACCCGCGCCGAGGTCGACCGGCTGAAAACCGGGTGA
- a CDS encoding DUF2339 domain-containing protein, which yields MTGTGHDPLIRLADELSHLGRRLEAVGLELHRVGDDRAVATLERPADAARAEPSDADISDAGTAAAATTRAETPGPKAPRVEVPEVKAPRVQPAPVQSPQVQPSVQRQSIPPQSIPPQPIPPQPVRPPLQTGSMPPPPPPPPHPGHGWGPSPQWTPPQWTPPPPRRSLFDRLSQDGAGSKLLAWVGGAVTLLGVVMLLVLAVQRGYLGPLPRVLGGAALGGVLLGVGLWLHRTPAGRTGAFALAATGIAVLYLDVVAATSIYSYLPEGGGLAAGLVIAAGGLLLAAKWDSPVLAIGVVAACAVCAPILTAGFTPLLVGFLLVLKTAATPVHLKRAWPWLAVTAGVPPLVATVLVIGRTDQHVLAAIALLAAVVGVAGAVLTARVRPDDLTALALAVGSPVPALLTVSVLDRPLGAAVAGAVALVLLALWAVGRRSLPRAFTAGIGAVGVFAAFQATAVALDGSTRAAVVLLEALVLAVLAKLLTSRGPLIGSAAFAAVGALLTLAHAVPPELLLDEPRRAATVGFLVSGVLTALVLGVLAVVLPWVASGLGVLGRHPLPWVVAGVVLLYAAAGVVLCGALLVSQDVTGFVFGHSVVTVSWTVAALFLLVKGIDRRSVRVAGLVLVGAAVAKLLLFDLAALDGIARVLAFIGAGLVLLTAGTRYAKLVATRRISADS from the coding sequence ATGACCGGGACCGGGCACGACCCCCTGATCCGACTGGCGGACGAGCTGTCGCACCTCGGCCGCCGCCTCGAAGCGGTGGGCCTGGAGCTGCACCGCGTGGGTGACGACCGCGCCGTGGCCACGCTGGAGCGGCCCGCCGACGCGGCACGCGCCGAGCCCTCCGACGCCGACATCTCCGACGCCGGAACCGCCGCCGCGGCGACCACGCGCGCGGAAACGCCCGGGCCGAAGGCACCCCGGGTCGAGGTGCCGGAGGTCAAGGCGCCGCGCGTCCAGCCGGCACCGGTCCAGTCGCCGCAGGTGCAGCCGTCGGTGCAGCGGCAGTCGATCCCGCCCCAGTCGATTCCGCCCCAGCCGATCCCGCCCCAGCCGGTCCGTCCGCCCTTGCAGACCGGGTCGATGCCACCGCCACCGCCACCGCCACCGCACCCCGGCCACGGCTGGGGCCCGTCACCGCAGTGGACCCCGCCGCAGTGGACCCCGCCGCCCCCTCGCCGCTCGCTGTTCGACCGGCTGAGCCAGGACGGCGCGGGCAGCAAGCTGCTCGCCTGGGTCGGCGGCGCGGTCACGCTGCTCGGCGTCGTCATGCTGCTGGTCCTCGCCGTCCAGCGCGGCTACCTGGGCCCGCTGCCCCGCGTGCTCGGCGGCGCGGCGCTCGGCGGGGTGCTGCTCGGCGTCGGCCTGTGGCTGCACCGCACGCCGGCGGGACGCACGGGGGCGTTCGCCCTGGCCGCCACCGGCATCGCGGTGCTCTACCTCGACGTCGTCGCCGCCACCTCGATCTACTCCTACCTGCCGGAGGGCGGCGGGCTCGCGGCCGGGCTGGTCATCGCCGCCGGCGGCCTGCTGCTGGCGGCGAAGTGGGACTCGCCGGTGCTCGCGATCGGCGTGGTGGCGGCGTGCGCGGTGTGCGCGCCGATCCTCACCGCGGGCTTCACGCCGCTGCTCGTCGGCTTCCTGCTGGTGCTGAAGACGGCCGCGACGCCGGTGCACCTCAAGCGCGCCTGGCCGTGGCTCGCGGTCACCGCGGGCGTGCCGCCGCTGGTCGCGACGGTGCTGGTGATCGGCCGCACCGACCAGCACGTGCTGGCGGCGATCGCGCTGCTGGCCGCCGTGGTCGGCGTGGCGGGCGCGGTGCTGACCGCGCGCGTCCGGCCGGACGACCTGACCGCGCTCGCGCTGGCGGTCGGCTCGCCGGTGCCCGCCCTGCTCACCGTGTCGGTGCTCGACCGGCCCCTGGGCGCGGCGGTCGCCGGTGCGGTGGCGCTGGTGCTGCTCGCCCTGTGGGCGGTCGGCCGCCGGAGCCTGCCGCGCGCCTTCACGGCGGGGATCGGCGCGGTCGGCGTGTTCGCCGCGTTCCAGGCGACGGCCGTGGCGCTGGACGGCAGCACGCGCGCCGCCGTGGTGCTGCTGGAGGCGCTGGTGCTGGCGGTGCTGGCCAAGCTGCTCACCTCGCGCGGCCCGCTGATCGGGTCGGCCGCGTTCGCCGCCGTCGGCGCGCTGCTCACGCTGGCCCACGCCGTGCCGCCGGAACTGCTGCTGGACGAACCGCGCAGGGCCGCGACGGTCGGGTTCCTGGTGTCCGGCGTGCTGACCGCGCTGGTGCTGGGCGTGCTGGCGGTCGTGCTGCCGTGGGTCGCGTCGGGCCTCGGCGTGCTGGGCAGGCACCCGCTCCCGTGGGTCGTCGCCGGGGTCGTCCTGCTGTACGCGGCGGCGGGCGTGGTGCTGTGCGGCGCCCTGCTGGTGTCACAGGACGTCACCGGGTTCGTGTTCGGCCACTCGGTCGTGACCGTGTCGTGGACGGTCGCCGCCCTGTTCCTGCTGGTGAAGGGCATCGACCGGCGCTCGGTGCGGGTGGCGGGGTTGGTGCTGGTCGGGGCCGCGGTGGCGAAGCTGCTGCTGTTCGACCTGGCCGCGCTGGACGGCATCGCGCGGGTCCTGGCCTTCATCGGGGCGGGCCTCGTCCTCCTGACGGCGGGTACGCGTTACGCCAAGTTGGTGGCAACGCGACGAATTTCGGCTGATTCGTAG
- a CDS encoding PQQ-binding-like beta-propeller repeat protein translates to MWGRRTAAAAAGTAALLLAAALSTAGRPPPPVVTAAGTLAPRAYFVAHGGALQVLDTTDGTVVARARSGSWTTGAAVAPDGRRAYVVNGWAGVVTAIDTAGGKVVGRIDAGAQLAEAVMRPDGGRLYVTGGDSVAVIDPERFRLVAAITVGGRPQGIAISPDGGRLYVANAQDGTVVVVDTASASPVAAVEVGGLPQHVAVSPDGSAVYVSSLDVGEGTGTVSEVDPVDHRVRWSAPVGEGAGNVAVTPDGRRVYVALDRGVAVLDADTRASRTLPFAARALAIAPGDRRVFLASGDTTTVLDSADDRVLATYRLSGLDDDGRGFEATTIAFEQPPGADRD, encoded by the coding sequence ATGTGGGGACGACGCACCGCCGCCGCCGCGGCGGGAACGGCCGCCCTGCTCCTCGCCGCCGCGCTCTCCACCGCGGGCCGGCCGCCACCGCCCGTCGTCACGGCGGCGGGCACGCTCGCACCCAGGGCGTACTTCGTGGCGCACGGCGGCGCGCTCCAGGTCCTCGACACCACCGACGGCACGGTCGTGGCCCGCGCGCGGAGCGGCTCGTGGACGACGGGCGCCGCGGTGGCCCCGGACGGGCGACGCGCGTACGTGGTCAACGGGTGGGCGGGCGTCGTCACGGCCATCGACACCGCCGGCGGCAAGGTGGTCGGCCGCATCGACGCGGGCGCGCAGCTCGCCGAGGCGGTGATGCGCCCCGACGGCGGCCGGCTCTACGTGACCGGCGGCGACTCGGTCGCGGTGATCGACCCAGAGAGGTTCCGGCTGGTCGCCGCGATCACCGTGGGCGGCCGGCCGCAGGGCATCGCGATCAGCCCCGACGGCGGCCGGCTCTACGTGGCCAACGCCCAGGACGGCACGGTGGTCGTGGTCGACACGGCGTCCGCGAGCCCGGTGGCGGCGGTCGAGGTGGGCGGCCTGCCGCAGCACGTGGCGGTCAGCCCGGACGGCTCCGCGGTCTACGTCAGCTCCCTGGACGTGGGGGAGGGCACCGGCACGGTGTCCGAGGTCGACCCGGTGGACCACCGCGTCCGCTGGTCCGCGCCGGTCGGCGAGGGCGCGGGGAACGTGGCGGTCACCCCGGACGGGCGGCGCGTCTACGTGGCGCTCGACCGGGGCGTGGCCGTGCTGGACGCGGACACGCGCGCGAGCCGGACCCTGCCGTTCGCGGCGCGGGCGCTGGCCATCGCGCCCGGCGACCGCCGCGTGTTCCTGGCCTCCGGGGACACGACCACCGTGCTGGACAGCGCGGACGACCGGGTGCTGGCGACGTACCGGCTCAGCGGCCTCGACGACGACGGTCGCGGCTTCGAGGCCACGACCATCGCCTTCGAGCAGCCGCCCGGCGCGGACCGGGACTAG
- a CDS encoding MMPL family transporter: protein MFAKWGSLAYRRRWAVLVATVVLAVVGGIWGLGVFDKLSQGGYEAPDSEAARATEVAQEAFGRQGGDVLAVYDTVDPADLQRIAAELADLPRDAVLNVLPPVPSPEGGKSLVVITLASGDSNEQIKQYERITGELAVDGRQPLVGGFVPTQKAISDMSASDLTKAEAVSLPIVLLLLVVIFGGLVAASLPVLVGGLAILGSLGVLHAVSHVADVNSFAVNVASLLGLGMAIDYGLFMVGRFREELAAGRAVPDAVRRTVMSAGRTVLFSATLLVIALAGLLLFPQGFLKSLSYGGMAAVAIAALVSLTLLPALLGVLGHRVDKLAMPWRKDKAPSEAGWRRLAGRVMKRPVLFALPIVLLLLGLGAPFLGVKFGEVTEKVLPEGNPARVAAETINTDFAALSNTGFRIVVTGDPSPAEVREFVGRVGEVPGVGEARIAAEPADGVWSITAGLDQDPLSDRSKQALKDVRALDGPGDEVLVGGSTAVVSDSLDAIADTLPLMVVLLVGATFVLMFLAFGSVLLPIKAVVMSALSLSATFGVLVWVFQEGHGASLLGVTPAPLESGIVVLMAAVVFGLSTDYEVFLLSRMVEARGRGASTEEAVTTGLAKTGRVITAAALLLIVVTGAFAFSQITMMRFVGVGMILALALDATVVRMLLVPAVMKLLGDAAWWAPGPLRRIQERVAIHEDAPADDEETPQPARAMS, encoded by the coding sequence GTGTTCGCGAAGTGGGGATCGCTCGCCTACCGGCGTCGCTGGGCGGTGCTGGTCGCGACCGTCGTCCTGGCGGTGGTGGGCGGCATCTGGGGCCTCGGCGTGTTCGACAAGCTGAGCCAGGGCGGCTACGAGGCGCCCGACAGCGAGGCCGCGCGCGCCACCGAGGTCGCCCAGGAGGCGTTCGGCCGCCAGGGCGGTGACGTCCTCGCCGTCTACGACACCGTCGACCCGGCCGACCTCCAGCGGATCGCCGCCGAGCTGGCCGACCTGCCGCGCGACGCCGTGCTGAACGTCCTACCGCCCGTGCCCTCCCCGGAGGGCGGCAAGTCCCTCGTCGTGATCACGCTCGCCTCCGGCGACTCCAACGAGCAGATCAAGCAGTACGAGCGGATCACCGGCGAACTGGCGGTCGACGGCCGGCAACCGCTGGTCGGCGGCTTCGTGCCGACGCAGAAGGCGATCAGCGACATGTCCGCCTCCGACCTCACCAAGGCCGAGGCCGTGTCGCTGCCGATCGTGCTGCTCCTGCTCGTGGTCATCTTCGGCGGTCTGGTCGCCGCCTCGCTGCCGGTGCTCGTCGGCGGCCTCGCGATCCTCGGCTCGCTCGGCGTGCTGCACGCCGTGTCCCACGTCGCGGACGTCAACTCGTTCGCGGTCAACGTGGCCAGCCTGCTCGGCCTCGGCATGGCGATCGACTACGGCCTGTTCATGGTCGGCCGGTTCCGGGAGGAGCTGGCCGCGGGCCGCGCCGTGCCCGACGCCGTGCGCCGCACCGTCATGTCCGCCGGCCGCACCGTGCTGTTCTCGGCGACGCTGCTGGTCATCGCGCTGGCCGGGCTGCTGCTGTTCCCGCAGGGCTTCCTCAAGTCGCTCAGCTACGGCGGCATGGCGGCGGTGGCCATCGCCGCGCTGGTGTCGCTGACCCTGCTGCCCGCGCTGCTGGGCGTCCTGGGCCACCGCGTCGACAAGCTCGCCATGCCGTGGCGCAAGGACAAGGCCCCGTCCGAGGCGGGCTGGCGGCGGCTCGCGGGCCGGGTCATGAAGCGCCCGGTGCTGTTCGCGCTGCCCATCGTGCTGCTGCTGCTCGGGCTCGGCGCGCCGTTCCTGGGCGTGAAGTTCGGCGAGGTCACCGAGAAGGTGCTGCCCGAGGGCAACCCGGCGCGGGTCGCCGCCGAGACCATCAACACCGACTTCGCCGCGCTGTCCAACACCGGCTTCAGGATCGTGGTCACCGGGGACCCGTCGCCCGCCGAGGTGCGGGAGTTCGTCGGCAGGGTCGGCGAGGTGCCCGGCGTGGGCGAGGCGCGGATCGCCGCCGAACCCGCCGACGGCGTCTGGTCGATCACCGCCGGCCTCGACCAGGACCCGCTGAGCGACCGGTCGAAGCAGGCGCTGAAGGACGTGCGGGCGCTCGACGGCCCCGGCGACGAGGTGCTCGTGGGCGGCAGCACGGCCGTGGTGTCCGACAGCCTCGACGCCATCGCCGACACGCTGCCGCTGATGGTCGTGCTGCTCGTCGGCGCCACGTTCGTGTTGATGTTCCTCGCGTTCGGCTCGGTGCTGCTGCCGATCAAGGCCGTGGTGATGAGCGCGCTCAGCCTGTCCGCCACGTTCGGCGTGCTCGTGTGGGTGTTCCAGGAGGGCCACGGCGCGTCGCTGCTCGGCGTCACTCCCGCGCCGCTGGAGTCCGGCATCGTCGTGCTGATGGCGGCCGTGGTGTTCGGCCTGTCCACCGACTACGAGGTGTTCCTGCTGTCCCGCATGGTCGAGGCGCGCGGGCGCGGCGCGTCCACCGAGGAGGCGGTGACGACGGGCCTGGCCAAGACCGGCCGGGTGATCACCGCGGCGGCGCTGCTGCTGATCGTGGTGACCGGCGCGTTCGCGTTCTCGCAGATCACGATGATGCGGTTCGTCGGCGTCGGCATGATCCTCGCGCTGGCCCTGGACGCCACGGTGGTGCGGATGCTGCTCGTGCCCGCGGTGATGAAGCTGCTCGGCGACGCCGCGTGGTGGGCGCCCGGTCCGCTGCGGCGCATCCAGGAGCGCGTGGCGATCCACGAGGACGCGCCCGCCGACGACGAGGAGACGCCGCAGCCCGCCCGGGCGATGTCCTAG